A genomic segment from Luteibacter aegosomatis encodes:
- a CDS encoding serine aminopeptidase domain-containing protein, whose protein sequence is MRTDSDLPFFFGPDAGLFGMYHAPAGRARLGVLMCPPLGQDLIRCHRLYRQMAQSLAGKGVAVLRFDYHGTGDSAGDSIEVDWQRCVADTATAAGELRLRAGTDRIVAFGARLGASIAMSATRAGFTEVIGWDAVLDGAAHVARLDSLQVALREDTGRFNRPRGHDDVAGQWLGFNVGERLRAQLSGLRIAAPPVPTLLVESGHGEPSANGARVVSLGHPTTWDDLGRLESAILSHPLIQAVTTHLGIAA, encoded by the coding sequence ATGCGCACCGATTCCGACCTTCCGTTCTTCTTCGGACCCGATGCCGGCCTGTTCGGCATGTACCACGCGCCCGCGGGACGGGCGCGCCTTGGCGTGCTGATGTGCCCGCCCCTGGGCCAGGACCTCATCCGCTGCCATCGTCTCTACCGGCAGATGGCGCAGTCGCTCGCCGGCAAGGGCGTGGCGGTGCTGCGCTTCGATTACCACGGTACGGGGGATTCCGCCGGCGACAGCATCGAGGTGGACTGGCAGCGCTGCGTGGCCGACACGGCGACCGCCGCGGGCGAGTTGCGCCTGCGCGCGGGTACCGATCGCATCGTGGCGTTCGGCGCGCGCCTGGGCGCGAGCATCGCGATGAGTGCGACGCGCGCCGGTTTCACCGAGGTGATCGGTTGGGATGCGGTACTCGACGGCGCGGCCCACGTGGCTCGCCTCGACAGTTTGCAGGTCGCGCTCCGCGAAGACACGGGACGGTTCAATCGTCCGCGCGGGCATGACGACGTGGCCGGCCAGTGGCTGGGGTTCAACGTCGGCGAGCGTTTGCGCGCGCAACTGTCGGGGTTGCGCATCGCCGCTCCGCCGGTCCCTACGCTGCTCGTCGAATCGGGGCATGGCGAACCCTCGGCCAACGGCGCCCGTGTGGTATCGCTCGGCCATCCCACCACCTGGGACGACCTCGGCCGACTGGAGAGCGCGATCCTCTCGCATCCGTTGATCCAGGCCGTCACCACGCACCTGGGGATCGCCGCATGA